One window of the Saccopteryx bilineata isolate mSacBil1 chromosome 2, mSacBil1_pri_phased_curated, whole genome shotgun sequence genome contains the following:
- the MIP gene encoding lens fiber major intrinsic protein: MWELRSASFWRAIFAEFFATLFYVFFGLGASLRWAPGPLHVLQVALAFGLALATLVQAVGHISGAHVNPAVTFAFLVGSQMSLLRAFCYIAAQLLGAVAGAAVLYSVTPPAVRGNLALNTLHPGVSVGQATMVEIFLTLQFVLCIFATYDERRNGRLGSVALAVGFSLTLGHLFGMYYTGAGMNPARSFAPAILTRNFTNHWVYWVGPIIGGGLASLLYDFLLFPRLKSVSERLSILKGTRPSDPNGQPEGTGEPVELKTQAL, translated from the exons ATGTGGGAACTGCGATCAGCCTCCTTCTGGAGGGCCATATTTGCTGAGTTCTTTGCCACTCTCTTCTACGTCTTCTTCGGGCTGGGAGCCTCACTGCGTTGGGCCCCTGGACCCCTGCACGTCCTGCAGGTGGCTCTAGCCTTTGGCCTGGCCCTTGCTACGCTGGTGCAGGCTGTGGGCCACATCAGTGGAGCCCATGTCAATCCTGCAGTCACTTTTGCTTTCCTTGTGGGCTCCCAGATGTCCCTGCTTCGTGCCTTCTGCTATATTGCAGCCCAACTCCTGGGAGCTGTGGCTGGGGCTGCAGTGCTGTATAGTGTTACCCCACCTGCTGTCCGAGGAAACCTAGCACTTAACACG TTGCACCCTGGGGTGAGTGTGGGCCAGGCTACCATGGTGGAGATCTTTCTGACGCTGCAGTTCGTGCTCTGTATCTTTGCCACATATGATGAGAGGCGGAATGGCCGCCtgggctctgtggccttggccgTTGGCTTCTCCCTCACCCTGGGGCACCTCTTTGGG ATGTATTATACTGGTGCAGGCATGAACCCTGCCCGCTCCTTTGCTCCTGCCATTCTCACCAGAAACTTCACCAACCACTGG GTATACTGGGTGGGCCCAATCATTGGAGGGGGCCTGGCAAGTCTCCTCTATGACTTTCTCCTCTTCCCCCGGCTCAAGAGTGTTTCTGAGAGACTGTCTATTCTCAAGGGTACCAGACCCAGTGACCCCAATGGACAACCAGAAGGCACAGGGGAACCTGTTGAATTGAAGACCCAGGCTCTGTGA